The DNA window TTGTTTATGATACTACAAAACCAACAGAAACTCTAACTAGAGTTAAAGATGCGGATATCGTAATAACAAATAAAGTTGTTATAGATAAAGAAATCATGGATAATTCTCATATAAAATTAGTATGCATTGCTGCAACAGGAATGAACAATGTTGACCTTGAATATGCAAAAGAGAAAGGTATTATAGTAAAAAATGTAGCAGGATACTCTACAAATAGTGTAACTCAATTAACATTTTCATATGTATTTCATTTTATCCAAAAACTTAACTACTACACATCATATGTAAATGATGGGCATTGGGAAAAATCAGAAATTTTCACACATATTGACAAACCATTCTTTGAATTAAAAGACAAAAACTGGGGAATAATTGGTTTAGGAAATATTGGAGAAAATGTTGCAAAAATTGCTCAATCATTTGGATGTAATGTTAGTTATTATTCAACTAGTGGTAATAATAAAAATACAAACTACCTACAAAAAGATTTAGAAACTTTATTAAAAGAATCTGATATAGTTTCAATTCATTGTCCATTAAATGAAACAACTACTAATTTGTTAAATAAAACAAATTTACCTTTGATGAAAAATGGAGCAATTTTAATGAATCTTGGTAGAGGTGGAATTATTAATGAAGCTGACTTAGCATCAATAATTGATACAAAAGAGCTATATTGTGGGATTGATGTAGTAACAAAAGAGCCAATAGAGGTAGAATCACCACTGCTTAAAGTACAAAGTAAAAACAGATTAGTATTAACACCACATATTGGTTGGGCTTCAGTTGAAGCAAGAAAAGAATTAATAAAACTTATTATTATGAACATACAAGAATTTGTAAAATAATACATATTCTAATTTGTATTTGGAGTTAAAATGAACTATTTACAATATACATCAAAAGAGATGTACTCTTCTACTGAACTGATTCGTAAAAGTAAATACATCTTTGAAAAATTAAATAAAAAAGAGATTGAAAAAGCTGTAATTTTAAGAGATGGAAAACCAAGTTTTATGTTACTTGATTTTGAAACATATGAAAAAATTATGGAAGAGTATATGAATTTAAAAAATTTAAATTTAGATACTAAAAAAGAGATTGAACCAATAAAAAAAGAAGAAAAAGTTAAACAATTAGTTGAAGAAAAAAAGGATATTGAGGTTCAACCTGAATTAAAAGATGATTTAGATGAATTAGAGTTAAAAAAAGCATTGGATGAGATAGATAATATTTCATTTGATGATATTATCTCTAAAGATGAGTCTGATGAAGTAGATGATG is part of the Arcobacter sp. CECT 8986 genome and encodes:
- a CDS encoding D-2-hydroxyacid dehydrogenase — translated: MKLVFLDRLTLGVDISLDEFNQFGEVVVYDTTKPTETLTRVKDADIVITNKVVIDKEIMDNSHIKLVCIAATGMNNVDLEYAKEKGIIVKNVAGYSTNSVTQLTFSYVFHFIQKLNYYTSYVNDGHWEKSEIFTHIDKPFFELKDKNWGIIGLGNIGENVAKIAQSFGCNVSYYSTSGNNKNTNYLQKDLETLLKESDIVSIHCPLNETTTNLLNKTNLPLMKNGAILMNLGRGGIINEADLASIIDTKELYCGIDVVTKEPIEVESPLLKVQSKNRLVLTPHIGWASVEARKELIKLIIMNIQEFVK